A part of Saccopteryx bilineata isolate mSacBil1 chromosome 10, mSacBil1_pri_phased_curated, whole genome shotgun sequence genomic DNA contains:
- the NICN1 gene encoding nicolin-1 isoform X1, with translation MSRVLVPCHVKGTVALQVGDVRNSQGRPGVLVIDVTFPSVAPFELQEITFKNYYTAFLSIRIRQYSSMHIPTKWVTCLRDYCLMPDPHSEEGAQEYVSLFKHQMLCDMTSVLELRLILRQPSPLWLSFTVEELQIYQQGPKSPSMTFPKWLSHPVPCEQRAPLPEGLPDPSRVSSEVQQMWALTEMIRASHTSTRIGRFDVDGCYDLNLLSYT, from the exons ATGTCCCGTGTGTTGGTGCCCTGCCATGTTAAAGGCACCGTGGCGCTGCAAGTGGGCGATGTGCGGAACTCCCAGggccggcctggcgtgctggtCATCGATGTCACCTTCCCTAGCGTCGCGCCCTTCGAG TTACAGGAGATTACATTTAAGAATTACTACACAGCCTTTCTGAGCATCCGTATTCGCCAGTATAGCTCGATGCACATACCAACCAAATGGGTGACCTGCCTGAGGGACTACTGCCTGATGCCTGACCCACACAGTGAGGAGGGTGCCCAGGAGTATGTATCGCTGTTCAAGCACCAG aTGCTGTGTGACATGACTAGTGTACTGGAGCTGCGTCTGATTCTGCGACAGCCATCACCACTCTGGCTGTCTTTCACGGTAGAAGAGCTGCAGATCTACCAGCAGGGACCAAAG AGCCCTTCTATGACCTTTCCCAAGTGGCTCTCCCACCCAGTGCCTTGTGAACAGCGAGCTCCCCTCCCTGAG ggtctcccAGACCCCAGCAGGGTGTCCTCTGAGGTGCAGCAGATGTGGGCGCTGACAGAGATGATCCGGGCCAGTCACACCTCCACCAGGATTGGCCGCTTTGAT GTGGATGGCTGTTATGACCTGAACTTGCTCTCCTACACTTGA
- the NICN1 gene encoding nicolin-1 isoform X2 has translation MSRVLVPCHVKGTVALQVGDVRNSQGRPGVLVIDVTFPSVAPFEEITFKNYYTAFLSIRIRQYSSMHIPTKWVTCLRDYCLMPDPHSEEGAQEYVSLFKHQMLCDMTSVLELRLILRQPSPLWLSFTVEELQIYQQGPKSPSMTFPKWLSHPVPCEQRAPLPEGLPDPSRVSSEVQQMWALTEMIRASHTSTRIGRFDVDGCYDLNLLSYT, from the exons ATGTCCCGTGTGTTGGTGCCCTGCCATGTTAAAGGCACCGTGGCGCTGCAAGTGGGCGATGTGCGGAACTCCCAGggccggcctggcgtgctggtCATCGATGTCACCTTCCCTAGCGTCGCGCCCTTCGAG GAGATTACATTTAAGAATTACTACACAGCCTTTCTGAGCATCCGTATTCGCCAGTATAGCTCGATGCACATACCAACCAAATGGGTGACCTGCCTGAGGGACTACTGCCTGATGCCTGACCCACACAGTGAGGAGGGTGCCCAGGAGTATGTATCGCTGTTCAAGCACCAG aTGCTGTGTGACATGACTAGTGTACTGGAGCTGCGTCTGATTCTGCGACAGCCATCACCACTCTGGCTGTCTTTCACGGTAGAAGAGCTGCAGATCTACCAGCAGGGACCAAAG AGCCCTTCTATGACCTTTCCCAAGTGGCTCTCCCACCCAGTGCCTTGTGAACAGCGAGCTCCCCTCCCTGAG ggtctcccAGACCCCAGCAGGGTGTCCTCTGAGGTGCAGCAGATGTGGGCGCTGACAGAGATGATCCGGGCCAGTCACACCTCCACCAGGATTGGCCGCTTTGAT GTGGATGGCTGTTATGACCTGAACTTGCTCTCCTACACTTGA